Within Pseudomonadota bacterium, the genomic segment GAGAAATTGCCCGAGATCATGGAAGACATTTCCGGATTCAGTAAAATCTGGCATGATCTGCTGGCCGGTAGCCCCAAAACTCCAACCCTGCCCTTTTCCGTAAAGCGAGACGATCCGGGCGCGGAAAGTGAGCCGAGCTCGCTTTCCATTCAAATCGACCGCTTGGCGAAAAAAAAAGGTTTGGAAGAGCTTGAGATAATTGCCCTGATTGAAGATTTAAGCCCCACCGAAACCCTTGACGCGGCGGATCGACAATATACCAGCAGCCTGGAGAGTTTGGTTGACGAAAAAAACAAGGAGCTGGAGTTTATTCAGCAGCGTCTGATTCAGAGCGAGAAAAAATCAGCCATGATTGAAACCGCCGGGGCGGTGGCCCACGAACTCAGGCAACCTCTGACCACGGTTATCGGCACCATCGAACTACTTAACAGCGAATCGACCTGGAACCGCGAGCCTCTGTTGAGCAAACGTCTCGACACCATCCATAAACAATGCCTGAGAATGGCCGACACCATCAAATACATGGAGCAGCTGGTCGAATATAAAACCCGACCCTATGTCAATGGAAGAATGATTTTAGATCTGAAGGAATCAAGCGGAAGAGAATAACTCCGGCCCACCCCGGCCGCCACAGCGACAACAACGGGGTACGCCTCAAAATCATATAAACCGGCATGGGTATAAAACAGCGGAAAGACCTTCCGCTCCAGGTTTCAGTTTCAGGCGAAAGCGGATTTCTTTCGCCCAGATGGAATCGCACAAGCGTTTTTTCGACTGACGCCGCATAACAAAGCCCCGGAAACCAGTTTGTTCAAACCCTGATGGCCGCAGCCGCGGCATTTCAGCTCCCCGCCGGCCGCCCCCAATTTCTGCAAAAATTCCATTCGGGCCCCGCAGACCGGGCACTCATATTCATAAAGCGGCATCCTGAAACTCCTCTCCGCAGGATCCGGAAACAGCCTGTCGGCAATCCATGCCGAAGTGTTCCATTAAAGTACCAATCAGAAGCTTACTGATCTCATCACTAACCCAATAACGCATGGCCACGCCTTCCCGGGCCGAATCCACGATCCCTTTGCCTTTCAACACGGAAAGATGCTGTGAAACCGTCGCCTGGGAAAGCTCCAGACAATGCCAAAGATTTTTAACACAACTTTCCTGAGTCAACAGGGTCTGGACAATCTGCAGACGTACCGGGTGTCCCAGAACCTTAAGTACTTCGGCAACCCGACAACAGATCTGATCTCTTTCCAAAA encodes:
- a CDS encoding transcriptional regulator translates to MERDQICCRVAEVLKVLGHPVRLQIVQTLLTQESCVKNLWHCLELSQATVSQHLSVLKGKGIVDSAREGVAMRYWVSDEISKLLIGTLMEHFGMDCRQAVSGSCGEEFQDAAL
- a CDS encoding zinc ribbon domain-containing protein, with amino-acid sequence MPLYEYECPVCGARMEFLQKLGAAGGELKCRGCGHQGLNKLVSGALLCGVSRKNACAIPSGRKKSAFA